The proteins below are encoded in one region of Deltaproteobacteria bacterium:
- the malQ gene encoding 4-alpha-glucanotransferase has protein sequence MAHTFHLGRRAGLLLPLSSVRGGAGDLGSYADAGRVSDWLLTAACTLWQLLPFNEVSPGQDSPYAACSSFALEPVYIDLNGVPDLDALAPDEEAELSRLRREPRVDFAHYRRVKRDALGRAFRRFFHRERGTDRDRAFREFRQEHAAWIEDWALYRALHEERQKSWRDWEPPLRDRDPAALDQARGRLREQIDELCYVQWIADSQWRAGRAEANAKGVKVLGDLPFMVAEDSADVWSFQRFFRFDATVGVPPDAYSAEGQDWGLPVPRWEEMREAGDPWLHQRAERAAELYDAFRVDHVVGLYRTYARPIDKRTPFFIPADESRQREQGERVLALLGEKAEVLAEDLGTVPNFVRASLAEQEIPGTKVLRWENDRGVPRDVTRFPHVSVAVTGTHDTESLRSWWEGLEDREREYQLRQPQLARLHGPDEKQFTGETRKALLELAYSASSDALLTPITDALGWQDRMNTPGTVGTHNWTFRLPWSISELFSAPGPVALARELAHLAERYGRKR, from the coding sequence GTGGCTCACACCTTCCATCTCGGTCGGCGGGCCGGACTCCTCCTGCCTCTCTCCTCGGTGCGGGGTGGCGCCGGCGATCTCGGGAGCTACGCGGACGCCGGACGCGTCTCGGACTGGCTGCTCACCGCCGCCTGCACGCTCTGGCAGCTCTTGCCGTTCAACGAAGTGTCGCCAGGGCAGGACAGTCCGTATGCCGCTTGCAGCTCGTTCGCGCTCGAGCCCGTCTACATCGACCTGAACGGCGTCCCTGACCTGGATGCGCTCGCGCCCGACGAGGAAGCGGAGCTCTCGCGGCTGCGGCGTGAGCCGCGCGTCGATTTCGCGCACTACCGGCGCGTCAAGCGGGATGCCTTGGGCCGCGCCTTCCGCCGGTTCTTCCACCGCGAGCGCGGCACCGACCGCGATCGGGCTTTTCGCGAATTCCGTCAGGAGCACGCGGCGTGGATCGAGGATTGGGCTCTCTACCGCGCGCTGCACGAAGAGCGGCAGAAGAGCTGGCGCGACTGGGAGCCGCCCCTGCGCGATCGCGACCCGGCGGCGCTGGACCAGGCGCGCGGTCGGTTGCGCGAGCAGATCGACGAGCTCTGCTACGTGCAGTGGATCGCGGATTCGCAATGGCGGGCCGGACGCGCCGAAGCGAACGCCAAGGGCGTCAAGGTGCTCGGCGATCTGCCCTTCATGGTCGCGGAGGATTCCGCGGACGTGTGGAGCTTCCAGCGGTTCTTCCGCTTCGACGCCACCGTCGGTGTGCCGCCGGACGCCTATAGCGCGGAGGGCCAGGACTGGGGTCTTCCGGTGCCGCGGTGGGAAGAGATGCGGGAGGCGGGCGATCCATGGTTGCACCAGCGCGCCGAGCGCGCGGCCGAGCTGTACGACGCATTCCGCGTCGACCACGTCGTCGGCCTCTACCGGACGTATGCGCGTCCCATCGACAAGCGGACGCCCTTTTTCATCCCCGCCGACGAGTCCCGGCAGCGCGAACAGGGCGAGCGGGTGCTGGCGCTCCTCGGCGAGAAAGCGGAAGTGCTGGCGGAGGATCTCGGGACGGTGCCGAACTTCGTGCGCGCGTCGTTGGCGGAGCAGGAGATTCCCGGAACGAAGGTGCTTCGCTGGGAAAACGACCGGGGCGTGCCGCGCGACGTGACGCGCTTCCCGCACGTATCGGTGGCGGTGACGGGCACGCACGACACCGAATCGTTGCGGAGCTGGTGGGAAGGCCTGGAAGACCGGGAGCGCGAGTATCAGCTCCGCCAGCCGCAGCTCGCGCGTCTCCACGGACCCGACGAGAAGCAATTCACGGGCGAGACCCGGAAGGCGCTGCTGGAGCTGGCGTATTCCGCCTCCAGCGATGCGCTCCTGACGCCGATCACCGATGCGCTCGGCTGGCAGGACCGGATGAACACGCCGGGCACCGTGGGCACACACAACTGGACGTTTCGCCTGCCCTGGTCGATTTCCGAGCTGTTTTCCGCGCCCGGGCCCGTGGCGCTGGCGCGGGAGCTTGCACATCTTGCGGAGAGGTACGGCCGCAAGCGGTGA